A genome region from Triticum aestivum cultivar Chinese Spring chromosome 2B, IWGSC CS RefSeq v2.1, whole genome shotgun sequence includes the following:
- the LOC123041781 gene encoding mechanosensitive ion channel protein 5 — protein MDHQQKASAQSVGSNKSSQSGSFDFEQDQNRDTDRREVVVKIDADPSTSHAAGGSGSGSGETFSFKNSQQQSPASPALGVGAECSDDPAGRLIGNFLRKQAAAGGELLLDPDLEIEENQENHETWRPPRPPTSVTNSRELRVSFQDTHKRLGQSSSSASSSDATADHNRNQDANARVDTAEVLRCTSTSAGNDLLSRSRTRSRLMDPPPPSNVLPGADGERNDRKSFVMKGPPKSGHFRSGLIGKSGLIGKSGGALDDEDDDPFIDEGVTAADFKRERTDCLIILEWTGLVIIVATLVCSFKIRSLQGKEFSGLPLWKWEVLVFVLICGRLVSGWVLRITVFFVERNFMLRKKVLYFVYGVRRAVRTVLWLGAALISWHLLFDNGDRLETQTLVLHYVTKVLLCLLVATVIRLVKTLLVKVLASSFHVSTYFDRIQDALFNQYVIETLSGPPLVDDVQRPQTAGTAMPRESAAPVRKSGRLSKQLQKQKSDDGISIDQLQKMNQKNVSAWSMKRLMRIVRYGALTTMDDQIKHASDLGDEMATQIHSEYEAKVAAKKIFHNVAKPESKHIYLSDLMRFMRQEEAVKAMDLFEGAKENNRVSKRALKNWVVNAFRERKALALTLNDTKTAVNKLHQMANVLVALIVLALWLLILGIATTRLFVLLSSQLVLAVFMFGNTLKTVFEAIVFLFIVHPFDVGDRCEVEGMQVVVEEMNILTTIFLRHDNLKIYYPNSQLAILPIMNYYRSPDMGDAVDFSVNVATPAEKLALMKERLMHYLDNKKEHWYPGSMIVLRDVDDTNRLKITIWVRHTINFQDIGMRFERRELILQEMMKILRELDIEYRMLQLDINVRNAPPIHSNRMPTTWNTNF, from the exons ATGGATCATCAACAGAAGGCCAGCGCCCAGTCGGTCGGGTCCAACAAGTCGTCACAGTCGGGCTCGTTCGACTTCGAGCAGGACCAGAACCGCGACACCGACCGCCGCGAGGTCGTCGTCAAGATCGACGCCGACCCCTCGACCTCGCACGCGGCGGGTGGGTCGGGGTCTGGATCGGGCGAGACGTTCAGCTTCAAGAACAGCCAGCAGCAGTCGCCCGCGTCGCCGGCGCTGGGCGTCGGAGCGGAATGCAGCGACGACCCCGCGGGCCGCCTCATCGGCAACTTCTTACGGAagcaggcggcggccggcggcgagctgTTGCTCGATCCCGACCTGGAAATAGAGGAGAATCAGGAGAATCACGAGACGTGGAGGCCACCGCGCCCGCCCACCTCCGTCACCAATTCCCGGGAGCTCCGCGTCTCGTTCCAAGATACCCACAAGCGTCTCGGCcaatcgtcgtcgtcggcctcctcctcggacgCCACCGCCGACCACAATCGAAATCAGGATGCAAACGCAAGGGTCGACACCGCCGAGGTGCTACGTTGCACGTCGACATCGGCCGGGAACGACCTGTTGTCGCGCAGCAGGACGCGGTCCCGGCTGATGGATCCCCCGCCGCCGTCCAATGTCCTCCCCGGTGCCGACGGGGAGCGCAACGACCGCAAGTCGTTCGTCATGAAGGGGCCGCCCAAATCCGGGCATTTCCGGTCGGGTCTCATTGGAAAGTCGGGTCTGATCGGCAAGTCAGGCGGCGCGTtagacgacgaggacgacgacccGTTCATCGACGAGGGCGTGACCGCCGCCGACTTCAAGCGCGAGAGGACGGACTGCCTCATCATCCTGGAATGGACCGGCCTGGTGATCATCGTGGCCACGCTGGTGTGCAGTTTCAAAATACGAAGCCTGCAAGGGAAGGAGTTCTCGGGGCTCCCACTCTGGAAGTGGGAGGTCCTGGTGTTCGTGCTCATCTGCGGCCGCCTCGTCTCCGGCTGGGTCCTCCGCATCACCGTCTTCTTCGTGGAGCGCAACTTCATGCTCCGCAAGAAGGTGCTCTACTTCGTGTACGGCGTGCGCCGCGCCGTGCGCACCGTGCTCTGGCTCGGCGCCGCGCTCATCTCCTGGCACCTGCTCTTCGACAACGGTGACAGGCTGGAGACGCAGACGCTGGTGCTGCACTACGTGACCAAGGTGCTGCTGTGCCTCCTGGTGGCCACCGTGATCCGGCTCGTCAAGACGCTGCTGGTCAAGGTGCTGGCCTCCTCCTTCCACGTCTCCACCTACTTCGACAGGATCCAGGACGCGCTCTTCAACCAGTACGTCATCGAGACGCTCTCCGGCCCGCCGCTGGTTGACGACGTGCAGCGGCCGCAGACCGCGGGGACGGCCATGCCGAGGGAGTCTGCCGCTCCCGTGCGCAAGAGCGGGCGCCTAAGCAAGCAGCTGCAGAAGCAGAAGTCGGACGATGGGATCTCGATCGACCAGCTCCAAAAGATGAACCAGAAGAACGTCTCCGCGTGGAGCATGAAGAGGCTGATGAGGATCGTTCGGTACGGAGCGCTGACGACCATGGACGACCAGATCAAGCATGCGTCCGACCTGGGGGACGAGATGGCGACGCAGATACACAGCGAGTACGAGGCCAAGGTTGCTGCCAAGAAGATTTTCCACAATGTCGCCAAACCTGAATCCAA GCACATATACCTGTCGGATCTGATGCGGTTCATGAGGCAGGAGGAGGCTGTGAAAGCCATGGATCTCTTCGAAGGAGCCAAGGAGAACAACAGGGTGAGCAAGAGGGCGCTCAAGAACTGGGTG GTGAACGCGTTCAGGGAGCGCAAGGCCCTGGCCCTGACGCTCAACGACACCAAGACGGCGGTGAACAAGCTCCACCAGATGGCCAACGTGCTGGTGGCGCTCATCGTGCTCGCGCTGTGGCTCCTCATCCTGGGGATCGCCACCACGCGCCTCTTCGTCCTCCTCAGCTCGCAGCTCGTCCTCGCGGTCTTCATGTTCGGCAACACCCTCAAGACCGTCTTCGAGGCCATCGTCTTCCTGTTCATCGTGCACCCTTTCGACGTCGGCGATCGCTGCGAGGTCGAGGGCATGCAG GTGGTCGTCGAGGAGATGAACATCCTCACGACGATCTTCCTCCGACACGACAACCTCAAGATCTACTATCCCAACAGCCAGCTCGCCATCTTGCCCATCATGAACTACTACCGGAGCCCTGACATGGGAGACGCGGTTGACTTCTCTGTTAACGTCGCTACGCCGGCGGAGAAGCTGGCCCTCATGAAGGAAAGGCTGATGCA TTATCTCGACAACAAGAAAGAACATTGGTACCCTGGCTCCATGATCGTGCTCCGCGACGTTGATGATACAAACCGACTCAAGATAACCATATGGGTCCGCCACACCATCAACTTCCAGGACATAGGGATGAGATTCGAGAGGAGGGAGCTGATTCTCCAGGAGATGATGAAGATTCTAAGAGAACTCGACATCGAATACCGGATGTTACAACTCGACATCAATGTCCGGAACGCGCCCCCTATCCATTCTAATAGGATGCCAACAACATGGAACACAAATTTTTGA